A window of Blautia argi genomic DNA:
TTCCATACCAATCAAATCAAATTTCTCGCAGCTTATCACAACCGTAAAGCTGTCTTTTTCCGGTTTCGGGCATTTTACGCGGATAATGCGGTCAGACATATCATAATACCAACCGCTCTCCGCTTCCTCAAAGCTTTCTTTTGTCAGGAATCTGGCAATTTTTTCACCTTCTACGCTTACCCAGTAAGCGCCTTTTTCCTTACTTACCAGATTCAGTTCCAACTTGTCCCAGGTTTCCTCAAAGGAGCCGCTCTTTGTAAAGGTAATGGTTTTTCTGTCCCCTGCCTTTACTTCGATACAGGTTGAAGCATATTCTCCTTCTTCAAACTTCTTAGACCAGCCGTCATCGTCGTAATAAGTAAATTCTACATCGTTTTTACAGCTTACAAGGAAGTTCAGAGTTTTCAGCGTATCTCTCTTAATCTGTGTGACATCTTCGCTGGTAACATAGATACCACTGTCCCTGAAGAACATAGGTATGGACGCCAAAGTAACCGGGACTTCTATGGTCTGTCCGCCTTCATAGGCTTTAAAATGGTCATTCATATCATACCACACAGAACCCTTGGGCAAATAAATCTCCCTTGTTTTTGCTCCTTTTTCTACCACGTTTGCCACCAGAACAGAAGAACCAAACAGGAATGTCAGATGCTCGTCTGTGTAACAATTTTTGTCCTCCGGAAATTCCAGGAACAGAGGCCGCATCACAGGCATGCCGTTTTCGTGGGCTTCCCGCATAAGGGAATACAGATACGGAATCATGCGGTATCTCTGGGCATAGGCTTCCTGTACATAAGGAAGAGTTTCCTCGTACATAAACGGCTGTGTCACTGTGTTGTCACTGTTTGCAGAATTAATGCAGAATCTGGGCTGGAAAATTCCATTCTGAATCCAGCGCAGCAAAAGCTCTGCCTCCGGCGCCGGTCCTGCAAATCCGCCGATGTCGCAGCCTGTATTGGCAATGCCGGACAGTCCCATGCCTAAAATCGTGGCAATGTTAAACTTCACGGTACGCCAGTCTGTAAGATTATCTCCGTCCCATACCTGGGCGTAACGCTGAATACCTGCAAAGCCTGCCCGGTTGATGATATAGGGGCGTTCCTCAGGATAAACCTCTGCAAGCGCCTCTTTGGCAGTGTATGCCATCATATTGGAGTGAATAATCTTCAGTTCCGCCATGGTTCCGCCCATGCCTTCAAATTCACAGAAGGCATCTCTGTCCTCAATGCCGTCGTATTCACAGTTGTCGTTCCACACCGTCTTTGAACCTTTTTTCAGAAGAGTTTCCTTTAACAGTTCCTTCCAGGTATTTCTTCCCTTTTCTCCTGTAAAGTCCACGAAGCGTCCTTCTCCGCCCCACCAGCGTCCGCGGTAATCGTCTTTCTTATCCGGGGTTTTCACAAACACATCGTTTTCTTCAAAGACCTCCCGATAGGGGTGGTTTTCCAGAATTCCCGGCTTCATATTTGGAATCACATTGATTCCCATGCCTTCCATTTTCTCAAAGAAGCCCTCCGGATCCGGAAATCTCTTTTTGTTCCAGTTAAAGGTATAGCGCAGATTATCCTTTTCTCCTGAAGAATAACCGCTTGCCAGCCAGAAGTTGTCTATATAAATGTTTTCATCAAAGTGCTTCTGAATGACTTTGTAAATTTCCTCATCACAGTCTTTTTCCAGCTCTGCATAGTACATGGTGGAAGCTGTATAGCCCAGGGACTGCTTGGTAGGCATTGCCTGCCGCCCGGTAAGGAAGGTGTAGCGATTTAACACAGAGGGCATATCCGGTCCGTTTATCAGGAACAAATCAATGTCCCCGCCGTCTGCCTGATAATAGCAGTAGCAATCCCAGTAACCGCTTCTCTCATTTCCCATATCAAACACAG
This region includes:
- a CDS encoding glycoside hydrolase family 31 protein, yielding MLFGKFQGIEKTENGYLVQGENGAIKLIFLTDDIIRIRVSFDRIFKEASYALVTTAWEDELDGLLKEERQRIAALALPYEETEEQLVFRTKTLCLVMQKNPLNFRLYDKEGNLIYADLKERAFDKDQLGRITHYSEADMEKDHFYGFGEKTGHLDKRGKRMRMSPKDAIGFDPEFGEPLYKHIPFYIRVNEEKLHALGLFYNNSYDAVFDMGNERSGYWDCYCYYQADGGDIDLFLINGPDMPSVLNRYTFLTGRQAMPTKQSLGYTASTMYYAELEKDCDEEIYKVIQKHFDENIYIDNFWLASGYSSGEKDNLRYTFNWNKKRFPDPEGFFEKMEGMGINVIPNMKPGILENHPYREVFEENDVFVKTPDKKDDYRGRWWGGEGRFVDFTGEKGRNTWKELLKETLLKKGSKTVWNDNCEYDGIEDRDAFCEFEGMGGTMAELKIIHSNMMAYTAKEALAEVYPEERPYIINRAGFAGIQRYAQVWDGDNLTDWRTVKFNIATILGMGLSGIANTGCDIGGFAGPAPEAELLLRWIQNGIFQPRFCINSANSDNTVTQPFMYEETLPYVQEAYAQRYRMIPYLYSLMREAHENGMPVMRPLFLEFPEDKNCYTDEHLTFLFGSSVLVANVVEKGAKTREIYLPKGSVWYDMNDHFKAYEGGQTIEVPVTLASIPMFFRDSGIYVTSEDVTQIKRDTLKTLNFLVSCKNDVEFTYYDDDGWSKKFEEGEYASTCIEVKAGDRKTITFTKSGSFEETWDKLELNLVSKEKGAYWVSVEGEKIARFLTKESFEEAESGWYYDMSDRIIRVKCPKPEKDSFTVVISCEKFDLIGMEFTD